The stretch of DNA GCGGGGCAACTGGTGGCAGTGGAAGCGGATACCCAGAAAGTCGTGGGCATGGCCGCCAGCCTGATCGTTTATTGGGACGACTATGACCTGCACGCTCCCTGGCGGGACTTTACCGACCACGGCATGTTCACCAACCATGATCCGGAGCGTGGGCGCACGCTGTACGGCGCGGAAGTAATGGTGCAGCCCTCCCGGCAAGGGAGGGGAATCGGGAAGAAGCTCTACCAGGCGCGACGCGAACTGGTGCAAGGGCTGGGATTGCTCCGGATCCGAGCCGGTGCACGCTTGCGCCACTACCACCGCTATGCCCATCGGATGAGCGCGGAGGATTACGTCATCCGGATCTTGCAAGGGAAGCTGCGCGATCCCACCCTCAGCTTTCAGTTGAAAGAAGGCTTCGAAGTGCTGGGTGTCGTCGCCGGCTACCTGCAGCACGATCCGGAAAGCCTGGGATACGCCGCGGTCATCGAATGGCTGAATCCGCTGGTGGCCCGGCCCGAGGACAGCCAGGGACGGGACCCGCGTTTTTGGAACCCGGATTCCGGGACGGCTCTCGCTTCGGTTGCAACGCGGAACACAAAGGTCGCCGGCGACCATAACGCAGGCCCGCGCTAGCCGAAAGGGTTGTGACCTTCATCACCGACTGCTGCTGCGGCTTTCGCAAGAATCAGGCCGAATGTCGGGTATCCGGAGCAGAACGGCTACGGCTCATGGGCTTGGCGCGGGGTTGCTGGCGGCCATCCTGGTTGCGCTGACGCTGGCGGCAAGTCCTGCGGCGGCGCAGACTGACGACAGTCCGACTCCGAAGAAATTCCCCCTCAAGGTGACGGTGCAGGTGCGCCTGCGGCTGGAGAACTGGGACTGGTTCGACACGCCACTGGCCGATGGCACTTATGAATTCCTCGCCTCACAATTGCGCCTGGGAATCGGGCAAGATCGCGAGACCTGGGACTGGCAGATCGAACTGGCTCAGCCGACGCTGCTTGGGTTGCCGGACAATGCCATCGCACCCGCCCCGCAGGGTCAGTTGGGCCTGGGAGCGAGCTACTTCGCGGCCAACGATTTTGACCGCAACGTTGCCGGCGTGTTCCCCAAGCAGGCGTACGTCCGGCTGAAGGGACTGGGTGGCGACAAGGCCAGCCGCTTGCGACTGGGCCGCTATGAGTTTGTCGATGGAGCCGAAACGGCTCCCAAGGACGCCACATTGGCCGCGCTCAAGCGCGACCGCATTGCCCATCGATTGATCGGCACTTTCGCTTTTTCGCATGTGGGTCGCAGCTTCGACGGAGTCGAGTATTCCCGTTCGACACCGGCTTCGAACATCACGGTCATGGGGGGACGCGCCACGCAAGGCGTGTTCGACACCCACGGCAGCATCGATCTCGACGTGGATGTGATGTACGGCGCCTATACGCGCGTCGTTCACAAGCAGGCTACGGGTGAGTGGCGCGCGTTCGTCCTGCACTACCATGACGGCCGCGGGGCGCTGAAAGTGGACAACCGGCCGCTGCCGGTGCGGCGGGCCGACCACGAGAACATCCGCGTGACGACGGTCGGCGGACACTACCTCGACGTCTTTTCCGCGGGCGGCGGCAAAGTGGACGTGCTCCTGTGGGGGGCGTGGCAGTTCGGCGATTGGGGCGCGCTCACCCACAGTGCCGGCGCGGGCGCAGTCGAAGCGGGCTACCAGTCCCCCTGGAAGCTCAAGCCCTGGTTCCGGCTGGGTTACTTCCGCTCCTCCGGCGACGGCGACCCGGCGGACGGCGACCACAACACTTTCTTTCAGGTGCTGCCCACACCGCGCATCTACGCGCGCTTTCCGTTCTTCAACCTGATGAACAACGAGGACGCCTTCGCGGAGCTGATCCTGCGGCCACACGCCAAGGTGACGTTGCGCAGCGACATCCACTGGCTGCGACTGGGCAACTCCCGTGACCTTTGGTATCTGGGTGGCGGCGCGTTCCAGGACACCACGTTCGGATATGTGGGCCGCCCCAGTGGTGGGCGGAAGAGTCTGGCCACTTTCGCCGACGTGAGCGCCGACTGGAAGGTCAGTCCCCAGGTGTCACTGTCCTTCTATCTCGGCGGAGCCTTCTCGCGCAGCGCGATCGCCGCCAGTTATCCCGACGCCGGGAATGGCCGGTTTTCCTACCTCGAACTCAACTGGCGCCGATAGTCGCCCTGGCTGCTGAAAAGCTAACGAGCACCAAGCGGGAGAGGCATGACCAGTTGCTTCGGACGGTGTGTGCTCGCCAGGTTCATGGTGCGCCACAGCTCGATGCCCCACCACGCCAGACCGACGACCTCAATGAATCCCGTGACGCCGACCAGCGGGAAGGCGACGGGTGTGAAGTCGGTTGCCAGTTGGAGCGTCACCCGGGCCGTGTTGCCGATGTTCACCAGCAGGAACGGACCCCAGAGCGAACTGAGCGACCGCGCGTCTACCCCGGCAAGGATGGGAACGATCTTGGCGCTCACACCCATGATCATCAGGCTGATGAACCCGACGGTGAATGCGTGCCGGTGCGCTCCCATGTAGGCATGCGCGAATCCCTGGTGGGTGAGCAGGCTGTAAGGAATGAAGAACGGCATCATGGCGGTGGCCACCAGCAGCCAGAAGTAGGCCGCGCGGATGAACTTGAGAGTGCGGTCGGGCCTCTCGGGCGCGGCGAAGAGGTTGATCTGCCGGACCAGCAGCACCGCCCAGATCGGCATCATGATGTAGGCCAGTTCCAGCCCAATGCCGAAGATGCGGTTCCGGGTGGTGAGGAAAAGCACGTAGCTGGCGATGTTCAGCAGCAGGCTGGCCATCATCAAGCCGAAGATCCAGGAACGACGGTCGCGCTTGGGAGCGGGGAAGCCGTAGATGGTCGGCACCAGCCGCTGGCTCACCCCGGCGATGATGAAGGCGGCAAAGCCGAGCAACTGGATCTCGCGCAGCGGGCCGTCAATGAGCGCGATGCGGTGGATGAGCTGCTCCTGGCTCGCGGCCGTGAGCTTGGCGAAGAAGAAGACGTGACTGAGCACGGTGCCGGCGAAGAACCAGAGGAAGGCAGCGCCCATGAACTTCTCGTACGGATTGTGCGGCTCCACCGACTGTCTGGCGGTGCGATAGAGCACCAGAAGAAAGAGCGTGACCGCCAAGATCTCCGCCATGGCCGAGGTTGCCGCCAACGCTACGGCCCAGATCGCCGGCTGCCACAACTCCGCGACTACGCGGGCAATAATCCCGGCCGCCAGCAGCCAGAAGCTGAGGTTGGCCAGTTCCGGCCGCCACAGCGTGGTGTTCTTGAAGCGCGGGAAGGATTGGTAGGCGAAGCCCATGACGAACAGGCCGATCCAACCGAAGATCATGGCGTGCGCGTGGGCATGAATGGAAGAGAGCAGTCCCAGCTGCAGAAAGCTGCCCTTCGTCCCGATGGTCCAGAGATTGAACGCGCCCCAGAGACAGCCCACGCTCAACACGGTCAGCACACCTGCCTTGAAGAAACGCCGATAGATGTAATCCGGCAGCGTCTCGCGGTATACGTAGGTCGACGCGCCGGGCCGCTGCGCCTCGGCCTCCAGTTCGCGGATCAACTGGTCCACGTCCATCTGGTGCACGGCGGCGAAGAACTCCAGCGTCTCATTCGGTCCCAGCTCGCCGCCGCAACCTTGCAAGCCGTGTCGGTCGAAGACGCGGCGCGTCGCTGGATGACCGGCCACCACGTCCCGCACGCTGCTCTCTTTGGTGATCGTTCCCATAGGGCCTCCCGAGCCTGGGCGAAGGCTACTGGGAGGCAGTGGAAGAGGCTGTGACAAATGTCACATAGCGAGGCGTCTCCTCGAGCCGTCACCTTCGCATGTGATTGCGGTCACAGCACTTCCGCGAGCGGCAAGCTAGAAGTGGATTTCTTCATACAGAGGTTAACAAGGCGTGATCTCAGCCACGTCGCGGTACGCCATGCGCGCACTCATTCGATTGGCCCAGGAGCGGCCAGGGGCATGGTCGCTGGGTCGCGATCTCGCGCGGGAGGCGCACGTGCCGGAGCAGTACTTGCCCAAGCTGATGCTCATGCTGCGGCACGCGGGTCTGGTTGCAGCCTCGCGGGGCACGCGGGGTGGTTACCGCCTGGACCGCCCAGCGGCAGAGATTCACCTGCGCGATGTGGTGGAAGTGTTCGAGGGTCCGTTGGAACAACCGGACTGTCTGCTCGGCGTCAACCCTGAGTGCACCGACGACCGCCCCTGTTCGGCGCACGCGCCCTGGAAAAAGTTGCGCGATGCTTATGTGCAGTTTCTGAGCGGGACGACGATCGGAGACCTGGCAGCAAGCGCTCCATCCCCCGCGGGTGCCGGGGAAAGGCAAGAGTGAGCCGGTGTCGATCCCTATGGCGCAACCCGGCCTGAGCGCAACCGAGCGCAAAGACCCGTGCGCCGGGCGTGCTTCCTGGTGGGACGGACGAGATGCCCTGAATCTGCGCTACCTGGAAACGAACTTCCCCTGTCGCGCGGCCTGCCCGGTGCACACCAACGCCGGCGGATATGTGAGCCTGATTGCGCAGGGGCGCTACCGTGAGGCATATCTGCTGGCGCGCGCGCCCAACCCCCTGGCCTCCAT from Terriglobales bacterium encodes:
- a CDS encoding GNAT family N-acetyltransferase; protein product: MTQHRPKVVVRTTRPEDFVAIDDLTREVYPGAPTWSHEQLSSHMRVFPAGQLVAVEADTQKVVGMAASLIVYWDDYDLHAPWRDFTDHGMFTNHDPERGRTLYGAEVMVQPSRQGRGIGKKLYQARRELVQGLGLLRIRAGARLRHYHRYAHRMSAEDYVIRILQGKLRDPTLSFQLKEGFEVLGVVAGYLQHDPESLGYAAVIEWLNPLVARPEDSQGRDPRFWNPDSGTALASVATRNTKVAGDHNAGPR
- a CDS encoding alginate export family protein, which translates into the protein MSGIRSRTATAHGLGAGLLAAILVALTLAASPAAAQTDDSPTPKKFPLKVTVQVRLRLENWDWFDTPLADGTYEFLASQLRLGIGQDRETWDWQIELAQPTLLGLPDNAIAPAPQGQLGLGASYFAANDFDRNVAGVFPKQAYVRLKGLGGDKASRLRLGRYEFVDGAETAPKDATLAALKRDRIAHRLIGTFAFSHVGRSFDGVEYSRSTPASNITVMGGRATQGVFDTHGSIDLDVDVMYGAYTRVVHKQATGEWRAFVLHYHDGRGALKVDNRPLPVRRADHENIRVTTVGGHYLDVFSAGGGKVDVLLWGAWQFGDWGALTHSAGAGAVEAGYQSPWKLKPWFRLGYFRSSGDGDPADGDHNTFFQVLPTPRIYARFPFFNLMNNEDAFAELILRPHAKVTLRSDIHWLRLGNSRDLWYLGGGAFQDTTFGYVGRPSGGRKSLATFADVSADWKVSPQVSLSFYLGGAFSRSAIAASYPDAGNGRFSYLELNWRR
- a CDS encoding NnrS family protein, with translation MGTITKESSVRDVVAGHPATRRVFDRHGLQGCGGELGPNETLEFFAAVHQMDVDQLIRELEAEAQRPGASTYVYRETLPDYIYRRFFKAGVLTVLSVGCLWGAFNLWTIGTKGSFLQLGLLSSIHAHAHAMIFGWIGLFVMGFAYQSFPRFKNTTLWRPELANLSFWLLAAGIIARVVAELWQPAIWAVALAATSAMAEILAVTLFLLVLYRTARQSVEPHNPYEKFMGAAFLWFFAGTVLSHVFFFAKLTAASQEQLIHRIALIDGPLREIQLLGFAAFIIAGVSQRLVPTIYGFPAPKRDRRSWIFGLMMASLLLNIASYVLFLTTRNRIFGIGLELAYIMMPIWAVLLVRQINLFAAPERPDRTLKFIRAAYFWLLVATAMMPFFIPYSLLTHQGFAHAYMGAHRHAFTVGFISLMIMGVSAKIVPILAGVDARSLSSLWGPFLLVNIGNTARVTLQLATDFTPVAFPLVGVTGFIEVVGLAWWGIELWRTMNLASTHRPKQLVMPLPLGAR
- a CDS encoding Rrf2 family transcriptional regulator, giving the protein MISATSRYAMRALIRLAQERPGAWSLGRDLAREAHVPEQYLPKLMLMLRHAGLVAASRGTRGGYRLDRPAAEIHLRDVVEVFEGPLEQPDCLLGVNPECTDDRPCSAHAPWKKLRDAYVQFLSGTTIGDLAASAPSPAGAGERQE